The DNA window TGAAAAAAATACTTGTAACTGGTGGATTAGGTTTCATTGGTTCACATACTGTTGTTGAATTACAAAATGAGGGTTATGATGTTGTTATAATAGATGACTTATCAAATTCTACTATAGAGGTGATTGAAGGTATTACTGCTATTACTGGAAAAACTCCAATTTTTGAAAAGTTAGATTTAAAAGAAAAAGCTTCAGTTGAGCGCTTTTTTCAAAAACATAATGACATTTCTGGAGTTATTCATTTTGCAGCAAGTAAAGCTGTTGGTGAAAGTGTTGAAAAACCATTGTTGTATTATGAGAATAATCTAAATACACTTATTTATATACTAAAAGATGTACTTAAACTTAATTCATCCAATTTTATTTTTAGTTCATCATGTACAGTTTATGGACAAGCTGACGACATGCCAATAACAGAAAGTGCGCCAGTTAAATCTGCTGAATCGCCTTATGGAAACACAAAGCAAATTGGAGAAGAGATCATTAAAGATACTTGTAAAGTAAATGATAATTTAAATGCAATTGCATTGCGTTATTTCAATCCGATAGGTGCTCATCCTTCTGCTAAAATAGGTGAATTACCAATTGGAGTGCCTCAAAATCTAGTGCCATTTATTACGCAAACAGGAGCTAAACTTCGTGAATGTTTGTCTGTTTTTGGTAATGATTATGAAACACCAGATGGAACTTGTATAAGAGATTATATTCATGTTGTTGATCTTGCAAAAGCTCATGTGGTAGCTTTAGAGCGCCTTTTAGAGTCTAAAAATCAGTCTAATTATGAAACGTTTAATGTCGGAACAGGAGTTGGTAGTTCTGTGTTAGAAGTGATTCAATCTTTTGAAAAAGTTTCTGGGCAATCTCTTAATTATAAGATTGCACCAAGACGTGAAGGTGATATTGAGAAAGCTTTTGCAAATACTGAAAAAGCAAATAATGTTTTAGGCTGGAAAGCTAATTCTACACTTGATGATGCGATGCTTTCAGCTTGGAAATGGGAGAAAATCATTAGAAATCTATAATAATTCCTTAGAATTGAATTATAAATTTGATAATGATAGGCGGTTTAATTATTGATCTGCTAATTTTTAAGGTATTTTATTATTAGTTTTTGATTTAACAAATTGATTAACAGTGATTTAGTTCTTTTTGTTTGTGCTTTGGTTTTCCTTTTTGTTTATTTGAAACTAATGATAAATGAAAACCAATGAAATTGATTAGTATTAAAAGAGAAACAAAACCTGAAGTTAGGTTCACTCCAAAAATGGGTGCCTTATCTGTAAAAGTTACTTACATTAAGAAGCAATTTTTGAATATTCCATTCAAAACATTATATAAGTATAGAGAAACTTATTATGGAGAAGTAAAAGATTGTGTCAATATTAGTTTAGCGAAATAATATAAAAAGCCTCTTCAATTTGAAGAGGCTTTTTTGAGTTTTATTTGATTTGTTTTTTTCTTGAAGATATAAACCATGTATAAATTAAAACAATCATTCCGAACGTAACAGACATATCTGCAACATTAAAAATACCAGTTTTAAAAATACCACCTAAGTTTATAAAGAAAAAATCGGTTACTTTGCCAAAAGCGATACGATCAAAAACATTGGCAATTCCTCCACCAGCAATACAACTTAATGCAATAGTACTTAGTTTGTCTAAAGTTTTATTTACTAAAATATAATAGATAAGATAACCCAAGACTAATGTAGGAAGGATTAATAAAAAAACAATTCTTAAGGTGTCATTCATGTCACTTCCCATTCCTAGAAAAGCTCCTTTGTTATCGACATATTGCATGATGAACTTCTTTCCAATAAGTTCTTTGATTTCCAGGTATTCAAAATTAGCCCTAACGAGTACTTTTGAAATTTGATCAATAGTGATATTGAAGATTATAAGCAAAATGATGCCTACATTTCTTGATAATTTCATAAAATCTTAAGCGTTAGTTTCAAATGTAGCTGAAGCAGTTTCAGATTCTCTATTGATTTTTTTAACTAGACCTTGTAATACTTTACCTGGACCAACTTCAGTAAAATGAGAGGCTCCATCTGCTATCATTTGTTGGACAGATTGTGTCCAACGAACAGGAGCAGTTAACTGAGATATTAAATTTACTTTAATTTCATTTTCATCAGTTATTGCAGTAGCTGTTACATTTTGATAAATTGGACAGTTTGGTTTGCTAAATGTAGTATTTTCAATAGCTGCTGCTAATTCTTCTCTAGCAGGTTCCATCATTGGTGAGTGAAATGCGCCACCAACAGGTAACACTAAAGCACGTCTTGCTCCAGCTTCTTTCAGTGCTTCGCAAGCTTTGTTAATGGCTTCAACTTCTCCAGAGATCACTAGTTGACCAGGACAGTTATAGTTTGCAGCAACCACAACTCCTTCTGTATTTGCACACACATCTTCTACAATATGATCTTCCAAACCTAAAACGGCTGCCATTGTACTTGGTTGTAATTCGCAAGCTTTTTGCATTGCTTGGGCTCTTTGCGAAACTAATTTTAATCCATCTTCAAAAGTTAAAGCTCCAGCTGTGACTAATGCAGAAAATTCTCCAAGAGAGTGACCAGCAACCATATCTGGTTTAAAACTGTCACCTAGTGTTTTTGCTAAAATTACAGAATGTAAAAAGATAGCTGGCTGTGTGACTTTAGTTTCTTTTAAGTCTTCAGCAGAACCTTCAAACATGATGTCCGTAATATGAAACCCTAAGATGTCATTTGCTTTTTCAAAAAGTTCTTGTGCTAAAGGTGAGTTTTCATAAAGGTCTAATCCCATTCCTGAGAACTGAGCACCTTGACCTGGAAATATATATGCGTTCATTTTAATCAAAATTTATGATGCAAAAATAGGAATAATATTGAACTTATAAGTTAGAAGTTGCAGCTTCTGCACAACGTTCGCCATCCATAGCAGCAGAAATAATTCCACCAGCATAACCACCACCTTCACCACATGGATAAAGATTAGAAATTTCAGGATGCGCTAAGGTTTCTGTTCTAGGGATATTTACAGGTGATGATGTTCTAGATTCAACACCTATTACATTAGCTTCTTCAGTATAATAACCATGCATTTTTTCTCCAAATGCTTTAAAACCTTTTCGTAGAGAACTACCAATTAATTTTGGTAACAACGAGTGCATAGGTGCCGATTTTAAACCTGGTTGATACGATGTTTCATTTAAGTTAGGTGACAATTTCCCTTCAACAAAATCTGTTAATCGTTGTCCTGGTGCAGATTGACGCCTTCCGCCAGAAGTGAATGCCAAACGTTCTAAATCTTTTTGATATTCTAAGCCTTTCAATTCTCCAAACGGTTCATATTTATATAAATCGTTGTCTGCATTAATTTCGACCACAATACCAGAATTTGCAAAGGTATTGTTACGTCTAGAAGGCGACATTCCATTGACAACAACTTCGCCATTTGCAGTTGCAGCTGGAACAATAAATCCGCCAGGACACATGCAAAAAGAATATACACCTCGATTATTGACTTGTTGCACCAAACTATACGCAGCTGCAGGTAATAATTCATCCCGTTTTTCTCCTTTACAATGGTATTGAATGCCATCAATAATATCTTGTGGATGTTCAACGCGAACTCCCATAGCAAACGATTTTGCTTTTAACTGAATGTGTTTATCATTCAATAAATAAAATATATCACGAGCTGAATGTCCTGTAGCTAAAATAACTTTTTCAACATCCAATTCATTTCCGTTTTGAAGCTGAATAGCAACAATTTTATGGTCTTTTAGAGTGAAATCTGAAACTCTGGATTCAAAATGAACTTCTCCACCAAATTTTAAAATAGTTTCTCTAATATTCTGAACAACCTTCGGTAATTTGTTAGTCCCAATATGTGGATGTGCATCTACTAAAATTTGATCAGTTGCACCATGAAAGACTAAATTTTCGAATATGCGACGTACATCTCCACGTTTTAAACTTCGAGTATATAATTTGCCATCACTATACGTTCCTGCTCCACCTTCACCAAAGCAATAATTAGAATCTTCATTAACAAAATGATCTTGATTAATCGCTTTTAGGTCACGACGTCTGTCTTGAACATTTTTACCGCGTTCTAAAACGATAGGTTTAAAACCTAGTTCAATACAACGAAGCGCAGCATACATGCCTGCAGGTCCAAATCCAATAATATGAATGGGTTTTGCTTTTGAAACGTCTTTGTAATCAAATTGGTAATCTGAGTTTTCAGGAACAGGTTCATTGATGTAAACTTCAACTTTATAGTTAAACATAATGTTACGTTTACGTGCATCAATAGATTTTCTAAGGATTTTAATTCCGGAGATTTCTGAAGGTTCAATTCCTAAATCATAAGCTGCTTTGAGGAGCAATCCATTTGGTTTTCCCTCTTGATGTAAATTAATACGTAGTTGTAAAGCTTTAATCATATTGCGAAATTAGTTATATTTATTAGGTTTAAAAGTTTAACTTAAGAAATATAAAAACAAGATTGTATGGAATTTACATTAACAACAAATATAAAAGCAACTCCAAAACAAATCTATAAATCATGGTTAAGTCCACAAAGACATTCTAAAATGACTGGTGGAACAGCTTTTGTGTCTGATAAGGTTGGTGATGAATTTACGGCTTGGGAAGGGTATATAACAGGAAAAAATATTGAGTTAAAACCTTATAATAAAATTGTTCAATCTTGGAGAAGTACTAATTTTCAAAATGATGAAAGTGATTCTCAAATTGAGATTTTACTTTCTGAAGATGGAGAAGAAACAACATTAACATTAAAACATACCAATGTTCCAGAATCTGGTGAGCATTATAAAAAAGGATGGGAAGAACATTATTTCACGCCTATGAAAGATTATTTTAAAGCTCTGAATAAACTTTAATATCAAAATAAAAAATCATAAAAAACACCATTTCAATTAATGAAATAGTGTTTTTTTTATGTGATACATTTACTATTTTATTCTTCTAGACTTATGCTTTTAATATTATCCTTATAAACACGATCTATTAAAATGTGTCTAGGATCAATAGCTGCTTTTACTGGCAATGAATCTAATTGAACTGTGATTGAAGTTGACTCTTTGTCGATTTTCATTCGTTTTTGTTGGTATAATCGTTCTTCATCACTATCCATAAAGAAACCAATATCAATCCAATCGTTTATAGCCGTTTTTACTTCATTTCCTAGACTGTCAGATTTTATTTTAGAACTTTCAATTTCCAGAGTGACTTCAAATTTGCCATTATCTAATGTCTTATATGTAGCATCTGTTAGTCTATTGTCGTAAAGTGTAATTTCTTTAAACCAATCTTTTATTAAATAGTGTAATGAATCTGGTACTTGTGGTTCTAAATAACGTAAGAAATCGTGTGAACTTGGATAAGGAGGTTCCTTGTAACGATATTCTTCTAAGAAACCTTTCATTGCCGTATTAACTTTCTCTTCTCCAATGTAATCTTGTAAAGCATACAAAATAACACTTCCTTTTCCGTAGTGGATATAGCCTTGGTTTTCTACTTGATATAAAGGCAATTCTTTTTCACGTTCACCACTACGACCACGTAAATAACGATCGTGATTGTATTTAAGAAATTCGCGCATTTTCATTGGATTTTCATTGATGTTTTTTAAGGTCATTAATGATGAATATTCTGAAAAGCTTTCACTTAGCATTGTGCTTCCCTGCATATAAGCTCCAATAACTTGATGTGCCCACCATTGGTGACCCATTTCGTGTGCAATTACAGCATCAATAACATTGTTCTCCGTTTCATCTTCTAGATTTATAATAAATCCGAAAGACTCAGCATAAGGCATGGTTCCTGGAAAGGCTTGCGCGAAATTTGAATACCTAGGAAACTCAATAATTCGAGCTTGTTTGTGGTAATATGGACCAAAATTTTCTGTAAAATATTTTAATGAACGCTCAACAGCATCTAACATCATTTCAATATTAACATCATGCTTTTCATCATAATAGATTTCAATATCTATGCCATTCCATTTTCGTTTTGCTATTTCAAATTTAGCAGACATAAATGAATAGAAGTTTAATGAAGGCGTGTCTGTTTTGTAATGGTAATAATTTCGACCGTTTTCTTCCCATTTTTTAATTAATGAGCCAGGAGCAATTGCCGTTTGATCTCCAGAAGTAGAAACTACAGTTTCAACGTTTACGAAATCAGATTGTCCATTAAAAATATAATTTCCCATGTGTAAATCGGTAACACCTTCTGTAAGTTCTGGCATTCTTTCTTTTTCAGGAAGGTCATATTTTTTACGCGTGTTTTTATCACCTATTTCATAGCTGTCATTATAACCCATGGTTGGTAAAATATTACCATTATTAATGAAGGTTCCATTTTTAACTACCATTGTATTTCCTCTATCATTGGCAAACCCTTTGGTAATGTATTTGTTATTGACCGTCATTGTTATTTTTTCACCTGGTAGCAAAGGAGGACTCAATTTATAGATTGTAAATAAATAGGTCGTGTCTTTATAAACTGCCTTTGAATTCGGAATAATTAACTTCGTGTCCCAACCATCATTATTATAAAAATGAAGTGAATCGATTGGAAGTTCTGTCGTATTAGTTAATTCTAAATCGGCTTTAACATGTATATCTCTTTTATTTGGAAAAATATCTAGATAATACTTAGCATCAGTAATTTTGGGAGATACAATATCTTTATACTTCCCATATTTTTTTTCGTAATCTGCAGACAATTGTTCTAGAGTATCACTAGAGAAATAAGGGTTTAAAACTTGTGTATTATAATAAACAAATGCAGCAACTCCTAGCCAAGCTACAGCTGTAGTAATTATGACAGCTCTATAGCTTTTTGGGACTTCTTTTCTGGCTGTTTTTATGCGACTCCATAATGAGCTTTTAGAACCTCTACTCCAAAGTGCACCAGCAATTAATAATCCTAAAAAGGATAATATAATCCAATATAAATTAAACCAAAGTGTGCTTTTTAGTCCAGGACCAAATGCATTCATGTCTGAATAAAAAACTGAAGCACCTCCACCAATACTTAACATATTAGAACTGATGTCTAAAATACTTAAGATGATATCCCAAACTAATAATACTAATATGGATATAAAGTAACCAATGTATTTATTACTAGAAAGGACTTGAATCATAATCATGATGCCACCAAAAACAATGTAAAGCGCAAGGTTTTCGTAGAAGAAATCTAATAGATACACATCTAATTCAACACGAGTGAATCCATGAAGTAATTGATAAATTATTGCAATACCAATAAAAAATAAGTTTAATATAGAAGTTATACAAACTAAGGATAAGGCTTTAGCAGCCATAGAAATGAATGACGTATGAGCTGTAGCATCAACAACTTCATTTATTTTATGATCTCTATCACGCCATATTAATTCACCGCTAAAAAATATAAGAATAATTACGGTAAATATGTTTGTGTTGCCTTTTATCGAGTCTATAAGTTTGTAGGTAAGTGGATAGGATTGTAGTCCGAAAAACTCGAATCCACCACTTAAGTCTGCAACTAAAATGATAATACAAAAGAGAAATAATATTTTAAAGGTGACACTTTTTATAATACTTAAAAAATTAGTGTAGAAAAAGCTCTTAAATTGTATCCAATTAGTAGATGCGTTATACGTTGGATTTAACTTTGGTAGCGCAAATACAGTGTCTTTCTTTGAAGGTCTTAATTTTTCTTTCTTGATTTTTTTATTCTTCTTTTTGAAAGAAAAGCTAAAATAAGAAAGCATTAAAATGATAAGTCCAACTGCTATCCAAATTAGTCGATTCCAAAATAGAATCCCTGAAAAGCCAGGACTTATTGTATTTTTTTCTACAGGTGTAAAATACTTGGTTTCTATGCGATACGTGTTAATTCCAAAAATATCTGATAAACCAGCAATAGTTTCATTATCAACATCAGACATTAACGAACCAGAAACAATATAGGCTACAATAATTAATAAGCCACCAACAAATGAGATGACTGTGCTTTTCCATTTGTTAGCCATAGCAAAGATGACAGCTCCAGCAAGAAACATATTTGGTAAAATAAACAGTAAGTAATTATTCAAAAAGGTTTCAAAATAGAAAGGACCAAAGCGCGCTGGATCTATCCATTCAAAAACTGAATTTAAAGAAGTTCCTATCAGCATTCCGATAAAAATGCCCAGAAGAGGTAAGGTTGAAACGAATAGAGCGCCTAAAAAGCGACCAAAAAAGTAACCTGGTTTACTTAAAGGCGTTGCGAAAAGAATTTCATTAAACTCATTATTATGGTCACGTAATGCAGCATTATTAAAAAAGGCAACTGCCATTAATAAACTAAAGATGCAAAATATAGTAACGTGAATGGTAATGGTATAAGGTGAATTACGATAGACATTTCCAATGGCTCCTCCAATTTGCACATTATCACTAACTGTTGCAAAGAACTCCATTAATGCCAATACGAATATGAAAATATACACCATAGGTTGCTTAAGTGTATATTTTAATTCTGATAAAAAGAATGTTTTAAACATGATTAAAATGGTTAGGAATGATTAAACAAGAACGTTTGATGTGTTAATTTTAGAAAAGAAAACATCCTCTAAGTTAGGTGTTACTTGTTCAAATCCGTTTTGCGGATTGTCTTCACTATAGATATGAATTAGTGGTTTTCCACCTACCATTTTATTTGAGATAATTTTATATTCGTTAGCATAAGATTCAAGTTCGTCTCTGCTCACAATTTTTTGGAAAACTTTACTTCGTAAGTCATCAATTGCAGTTTGAGGAGATCCGTGAAAAACGATTTCTCCCAAATTCATTATGGCCATTTTAGTACATAATTCTCTTACATCATCTACAATGTGCGTCGATAAAATAACGATAACTTCTTTGCCAACATCTGCTAATAAATTATAAAAGCGGTTTCGTTCGCCAGGATCTAAACCAGCAGTTGGTTCATCTACAATAATCAATTTTGGATTGCCAATCAATGCTTGAGCAATTCCAACACGTTGTTTCATTCCTCCAGAAAACCCTTTTACAGATTTATTTCGCTTGTCGTATAAATTAACTTTATCTAGTAAATACTTAACCAGTTCTTTTCGTTCAGAACCATTTGTAATTCCTTTTAATATGGCTAAATGAGTTAATAATTGTTCCGCAGTAATTCTTGGATACACACCAAATTCTTGAGGTAAATAACCTAAGACTTTACGTAATTCTGCTGGTTGGTTTAAAATGTCAATTTCATCTAATGAAGCGCTTCCTGAATCAGCTTCTTGAAGTGTTGCAAGCGTTCTCATTAAAGATGATTTTCCTGCGCCATTTGGTCCTAATAAGCCAAACATTCCGTTTTCGAGTTCTAGATTAACATTGTCTAATGCTTTAACGCCATTCGCGTAAGTTTTCGATAAATTACTGATTTTTAATGTACTCATTGGAAATTGAAATTTGATTGGTT is part of the Psychroserpens ponticola genome and encodes:
- the fabD gene encoding ACP S-malonyltransferase translates to MNAYIFPGQGAQFSGMGLDLYENSPLAQELFEKANDILGFHITDIMFEGSAEDLKETKVTQPAIFLHSVILAKTLGDSFKPDMVAGHSLGEFSALVTAGALTFEDGLKLVSQRAQAMQKACELQPSTMAAVLGLEDHIVEDVCANTEGVVVAANYNCPGQLVISGEVEAINKACEALKEAGARRALVLPVGGAFHSPMMEPAREELAAAIENTTFSKPNCPIYQNVTATAITDENEIKVNLISQLTAPVRWTQSVQQMIADGASHFTEVGPGKVLQGLVKKINRESETASATFETNA
- the galE gene encoding UDP-glucose 4-epimerase GalE — its product is MKKILVTGGLGFIGSHTVVELQNEGYDVVIIDDLSNSTIEVIEGITAITGKTPIFEKLDLKEKASVERFFQKHNDISGVIHFAASKAVGESVEKPLLYYENNLNTLIYILKDVLKLNSSNFIFSSSCTVYGQADDMPITESAPVKSAESPYGNTKQIGEEIIKDTCKVNDNLNAIALRYFNPIGAHPSAKIGELPIGVPQNLVPFITQTGAKLRECLSVFGNDYETPDGTCIRDYIHVVDLAKAHVVALERLLESKNQSNYETFNVGTGVGSSVLEVIQSFEKVSGQSLNYKIAPRREGDIEKAFANTEKANNVLGWKANSTLDDAMLSAWKWEKIIRNL
- a CDS encoding NAD(P)/FAD-dependent oxidoreductase codes for the protein MIKALQLRINLHQEGKPNGLLLKAAYDLGIEPSEISGIKILRKSIDARKRNIMFNYKVEVYINEPVPENSDYQFDYKDVSKAKPIHIIGFGPAGMYAALRCIELGFKPIVLERGKNVQDRRRDLKAINQDHFVNEDSNYCFGEGGAGTYSDGKLYTRSLKRGDVRRIFENLVFHGATDQILVDAHPHIGTNKLPKVVQNIRETILKFGGEVHFESRVSDFTLKDHKIVAIQLQNGNELDVEKVILATGHSARDIFYLLNDKHIQLKAKSFAMGVRVEHPQDIIDGIQYHCKGEKRDELLPAAAYSLVQQVNNRGVYSFCMCPGGFIVPAATANGEVVVNGMSPSRRNNTFANSGIVVEINADNDLYKYEPFGELKGLEYQKDLERLAFTSGGRRQSAPGQRLTDFVEGKLSPNLNETSYQPGLKSAPMHSLLPKLIGSSLRKGFKAFGEKMHGYYTEEANVIGVESRTSSPVNIPRTETLAHPEISNLYPCGEGGGYAGGIISAAMDGERCAEAATSNL
- a CDS encoding SRPBCC domain-containing protein — translated: MEFTLTTNIKATPKQIYKSWLSPQRHSKMTGGTAFVSDKVGDEFTAWEGYITGKNIELKPYNKIVQSWRSTNFQNDESDSQIEILLSEDGEETTLTLKHTNVPESGEHYKKGWEEHYFTPMKDYFKALNKL
- a CDS encoding ABC transporter ATP-binding protein produces the protein MSTLKISNLSKTYANGVKALDNVNLELENGMFGLLGPNGAGKSSLMRTLATLQEADSGSASLDEIDILNQPAELRKVLGYLPQEFGVYPRITAEQLLTHLAILKGITNGSERKELVKYLLDKVNLYDKRNKSVKGFSGGMKQRVGIAQALIGNPKLIIVDEPTAGLDPGERNRFYNLLADVGKEVIVILSTHIVDDVRELCTKMAIMNLGEIVFHGSPQTAIDDLRSKVFQKIVSRDELESYANEYKIISNKMVGGKPLIHIYSEDNPQNGFEQVTPNLEDVFFSKINTSNVLV
- the lspA gene encoding signal peptidase II codes for the protein MKLSRNVGIILLIIFNITIDQISKVLVRANFEYLEIKELIGKKFIMQYVDNKGAFLGMGSDMNDTLRIVFLLILPTLVLGYLIYYILVNKTLDKLSTIALSCIAGGGIANVFDRIAFGKVTDFFFINLGGIFKTGIFNVADMSVTFGMIVLIYTWFISSRKKQIK
- a CDS encoding ABC transporter permease/M1 family aminopeptidase, which gives rise to MFKTFFLSELKYTLKQPMVYIFIFVLALMEFFATVSDNVQIGGAIGNVYRNSPYTITIHVTIFCIFSLLMAVAFFNNAALRDHNNEFNEILFATPLSKPGYFFGRFLGALFVSTLPLLGIFIGMLIGTSLNSVFEWIDPARFGPFYFETFLNNYLLFILPNMFLAGAVIFAMANKWKSTVISFVGGLLIIVAYIVSGSLMSDVDNETIAGLSDIFGINTYRIETKYFTPVEKNTISPGFSGILFWNRLIWIAVGLIILMLSYFSFSFKKKNKKIKKEKLRPSKKDTVFALPKLNPTYNASTNWIQFKSFFYTNFLSIIKSVTFKILFLFCIIILVADLSGGFEFFGLQSYPLTYKLIDSIKGNTNIFTVIILIFFSGELIWRDRDHKINEVVDATAHTSFISMAAKALSLVCITSILNLFFIGIAIIYQLLHGFTRVELDVYLLDFFYENLALYIVFGGIMIMIQVLSSNKYIGYFISILVLLVWDIILSILDISSNMLSIGGGASVFYSDMNAFGPGLKSTLWFNLYWIILSFLGLLIAGALWSRGSKSSLWSRIKTARKEVPKSYRAVIITTAVAWLGVAAFVYYNTQVLNPYFSSDTLEQLSADYEKKYGKYKDIVSPKITDAKYYLDIFPNKRDIHVKADLELTNTTELPIDSLHFYNNDGWDTKLIIPNSKAVYKDTTYLFTIYKLSPPLLPGEKITMTVNNKYITKGFANDRGNTMVVKNGTFINNGNILPTMGYNDSYEIGDKNTRKKYDLPEKERMPELTEGVTDLHMGNYIFNGQSDFVNVETVVSTSGDQTAIAPGSLIKKWEENGRNYYHYKTDTPSLNFYSFMSAKFEIAKRKWNGIDIEIYYDEKHDVNIEMMLDAVERSLKYFTENFGPYYHKQARIIEFPRYSNFAQAFPGTMPYAESFGFIINLEDETENNVIDAVIAHEMGHQWWAHQVIGAYMQGSTMLSESFSEYSSLMTLKNINENPMKMREFLKYNHDRYLRGRSGEREKELPLYQVENQGYIHYGKGSVILYALQDYIGEEKVNTAMKGFLEEYRYKEPPYPSSHDFLRYLEPQVPDSLHYLIKDWFKEITLYDNRLTDATYKTLDNGKFEVTLEIESSKIKSDSLGNEVKTAINDWIDIGFFMDSDEERLYQQKRMKIDKESTSITVQLDSLPVKAAIDPRHILIDRVYKDNIKSISLEE